One window from the genome of Hydra vulgaris chromosome 02, alternate assembly HydraT2T_AEP encodes:
- the LOC100206690 gene encoding uncharacterized protein LOC100206690 codes for MCDQTISEKIHHSYSKDKDSLFDVKKNDFLGTLIDVGTEIYVKVNKVPGVSLGLTILNQQHITPNWPIILNIDEKSPASLAQPCLNIGDRIKEIDGIPTCQLNHSEVIALFYKASDDITMTVCRVLKTNDKSFYWYRYPFLCVSTRYENVVLKNPRYCQGVLNDGNSSALDLTTFKPYKENNKVSKTSPQSPRRSTSMYSIYCSSQFEESKKYTINRMEKSLPKPLFQSRVRFSNWINFPAQKGKPVYKTGFLAENKSKSSDLMHAISGNCIQENVYYFGSKTFKRSVSSDEVLEDSGLHYIY; via the exons atgtGTGATCAAACAATTAGCGAAAAAATTCATCATTCTTATTCAAAAGATAAAGATTCgctttttgatgttaaaaaaaatgattttttaggaACATTAATTGACGTTGGTACTGAGATTTACGTAAAG GTTAATAAAGTTCCTGGTGTCAGCCTGGGATTGACTATTTTAAATCAGCAACATATTACTCCAAACTGGcctataattttaaacattgacGAAAAATCACCAGCGTCGTTAGCTCAACCTTGTTTGAATATAGGTGATCGGATTAAAGAAATAGACGGAATACCGACATGTCAACTTAATCATTCTGAAGTTATAGCTCTTTTTTATAAGGCGTCTGATGATATTACAATGACGGTTTGTCGAGTACTAAAAACGAatgataaatcattttattgGTATAGGTATCCTTTTTTGTGTGTAAGTACACGTTACGAAAACGTAGTATTAAAAAACCCGCGTTATTGCCAAGGAGTATTAAATGATGGAAATTCATCAGCTTTGGATTTAACCACGTTTAAGCCATACAAAGAAAACAACAAAGTTAGCAAAACGAGTCCCCAGTCTCCTCGTCGATCAACATCTATGTATTCCATATACTGCTCAAGTCAATTTGAAGAATCAAAAAAGTATACAATTAATagaatggaaaaaagtttaccAAAACCTCTTTTTCAAAGCCGTGTACGTTTTAGTAATTGGATTAATTTTCCTGCACAAAAAGGAAAACCAGTTTATAAAACCGGTTTCTTAGcagaaaataaatctaaaagttCCGACTTGATGCACGCAATATCTGGTAATTGTATTCAGgaaaatgtatattattttggATCTAAAACGTTTAAGAGATCGGTGTCTTCAGATGAAGTTTTGGAAGATAGTGGACTCCACTacatatattga